In Spinacia oleracea cultivar Varoflay chromosome 5, BTI_SOV_V1, whole genome shotgun sequence, a single window of DNA contains:
- the LOC110794457 gene encoding serine carboxypeptidase-like 20 isoform X3 codes for MDSLAASLLSTTQGPFNFEASGLINSSDLPKLHLNPNSWSKVSNIIYLDSPVGTGFSFSWNSSDYVTGDLKTASDTHIFLLKWFEMFPEHLNNPFFIAGESYAGIFIPTLASEIMKGLDSGSRPIINLKGYMIGNGVTDKYFDGNAAVPFAHGMGLISDDLYQEIVDVCHGSYLTPSSEKCQSKLNKFKDVIENLNLYNILEQCYDFYYDEEYQCYNCIGDEELDTANMKSPEALASSDKTRERLPVRRSTFTDHKLGSTLSQVISNTSVLCHDDMAPYLWLNNKAVRKAIHAAEERETGRWDTCTDRITYHRDVGSVIDYHKRLISIGLRVLIYSGDHDMVVPYTGSEAWTRSLGYKIIDEWRPWISNAQVAGFTQGYDKNLTFLTIKGAGHMVPEDKPREALEFYSRWLAGERI; via the exons ATG GATTCACTGGCAGCTTCCCTTCTAAGCACTACTCAGG GTCCATTTAATTTCGAAGCTTCCGGCCTAATAAACTCTAGTGACTTGCCAAAGCTTCATCTTAATCCAAACAGCTGGTCTAAG GTGTCCAACATTATCTACTTAGACTCTCCTGTAGGTACTGGGTTTTCTTTCTCATGGAATTCAAGTGATTATGTAACTGGAGATTTGAAGACTGCCTCTGACACACACATTTTTCTGCTTAAA TGGTTTGAGATGTTTCCGGAGCACCTTAACAACCCATTTTTCATTGCTGGAGAATCATATGCTGGTATCTTTATACCAACTCTTGCATCTGAAATAATGAAAG GACTTGATTCTGGCTCAAGGCCTATCATCAACTTAAAG GGCTATATGATAGGAAATGGAGTCACTGATAAATACTTTGATGGGAACGCTGCTGTTCCTTTTGCTCACGGGATGGGGTTGATCTCAGATGATCTGTATCAG GAAATTGTTGATGTCTGTCATGGAAGCTATTTAACACCATCAAGCGAAAAATGTCAAAGCAAACTCAATAAGTTCAAAGAT GTCATCGAGAACTTGAATCTTTATAACATCTTGGAACAGTGCTATGATTTCTATTATGATGAAGAGTACCAATGCTATAACTGCATTGGTGACGAAGAGCTTGATACTGCTAATATGAAATCGCCAGAAGCTTTGGCAAGTTCAGATAAAACAAGAGAGCGTCTTCCTGTCCGGAGAAGTACATTTACAGATCATAAACTTGGTTCGACTTTGTCACAAGTTATCAGCAACACTAGTGTTTTATGTCAT GATGATATGGCTCCCTACCTGTGGCTTAACAACAAGGCAGTCAGGAAAGCAATCCATGCTGCAGAG GAACGCGAGACAGGAAGATGGGATACGTGTACAGACCGCATTACATATCATAGAGATGTCGGCAGCGTGATTGATTATCATAAAAGGCTCATTTCTATTGGCCTGCGTGTGCTCATATACAG TGGAGACCATGATATGGTGGTCCCGTATACTGGGAGTGAAGCATGGACACGATCACTTGGTTACAAAATCATTGATGAGTGGAGACCATGGATTTCAAATGCGCAAGTTGCTgg GTTTACACAAGGTTATGACAAGAACCTCACCTTTCTTACTATCAAG GGCGCTGGGCATATGGTACCAGAAGACAAGCCTAGAGAAGCATTGGAGTTTTATAGCCGATGGCTGGCAGGAGAGAGAATTTGA
- the LOC110794457 gene encoding serine carboxypeptidase-like 21 isoform X1 — translation MASSCRLVTLALLVHVIVCFTLIKAAPQSSLITNLPGFTGSFPSKHYSGYVSIGEHNAKNMFYYFVESERNPAKDPVVLWLNGGPGCSSLGAFVYEHGPFNFEASGLINSSDLPKLHLNPNSWSKVSNIIYLDSPVGTGFSFSWNSSDYVTGDLKTASDTHIFLLKWFEMFPEHLNNPFFIAGESYAGIFIPTLASEIMKGLDSGSRPIINLKGYMIGNGVTDKYFDGNAAVPFAHGMGLISDDLYQEIVDVCHGSYLTPSSEKCQSKLNKFKDVIENLNLYNILEQCYDFYYDEEYQCYNCIGDEELDTANMKSPEALASSDKTRERLPVRRSTFTDHKLGSTLSQVISNTSVLCHDDMAPYLWLNNKAVRKAIHAAEERETGRWDTCTDRITYHRDVGSVIDYHKRLISIGLRVLIYSGDHDMVVPYTGSEAWTRSLGYKIIDEWRPWISNAQVAGFTQGYDKNLTFLTIKGAGHMVPEDKPREALEFYSRWLAGERI, via the exons ATGGCTAGCAGTTGTCGTCTTGTTACACTAGCATTACTAGTTCATGTCATAGTTTGTTTTACTCTGATCAAAGCTGCACCTCAAAGTTCACTAATTACCAACTTACCAGGATTCACTGGCAGCTTCCCTTCTAAGCACTACTCAGG GTATGTGTCAATAGGTGAACATAATGCGAAAAACATGTTTTACTATTTTGTGGAATCCGAAAGAAATCCTGCAAAGGATCCTGTTGTTTTGTGGCTCAATGGTGGACCTGGATGCTCAAGCTTAGGTGCCTTCGTTTATGAGCATG GTCCATTTAATTTCGAAGCTTCCGGCCTAATAAACTCTAGTGACTTGCCAAAGCTTCATCTTAATCCAAACAGCTGGTCTAAG GTGTCCAACATTATCTACTTAGACTCTCCTGTAGGTACTGGGTTTTCTTTCTCATGGAATTCAAGTGATTATGTAACTGGAGATTTGAAGACTGCCTCTGACACACACATTTTTCTGCTTAAA TGGTTTGAGATGTTTCCGGAGCACCTTAACAACCCATTTTTCATTGCTGGAGAATCATATGCTGGTATCTTTATACCAACTCTTGCATCTGAAATAATGAAAG GACTTGATTCTGGCTCAAGGCCTATCATCAACTTAAAG GGCTATATGATAGGAAATGGAGTCACTGATAAATACTTTGATGGGAACGCTGCTGTTCCTTTTGCTCACGGGATGGGGTTGATCTCAGATGATCTGTATCAG GAAATTGTTGATGTCTGTCATGGAAGCTATTTAACACCATCAAGCGAAAAATGTCAAAGCAAACTCAATAAGTTCAAAGAT GTCATCGAGAACTTGAATCTTTATAACATCTTGGAACAGTGCTATGATTTCTATTATGATGAAGAGTACCAATGCTATAACTGCATTGGTGACGAAGAGCTTGATACTGCTAATATGAAATCGCCAGAAGCTTTGGCAAGTTCAGATAAAACAAGAGAGCGTCTTCCTGTCCGGAGAAGTACATTTACAGATCATAAACTTGGTTCGACTTTGTCACAAGTTATCAGCAACACTAGTGTTTTATGTCAT GATGATATGGCTCCCTACCTGTGGCTTAACAACAAGGCAGTCAGGAAAGCAATCCATGCTGCAGAG GAACGCGAGACAGGAAGATGGGATACGTGTACAGACCGCATTACATATCATAGAGATGTCGGCAGCGTGATTGATTATCATAAAAGGCTCATTTCTATTGGCCTGCGTGTGCTCATATACAG TGGAGACCATGATATGGTGGTCCCGTATACTGGGAGTGAAGCATGGACACGATCACTTGGTTACAAAATCATTGATGAGTGGAGACCATGGATTTCAAATGCGCAAGTTGCTgg GTTTACACAAGGTTATGACAAGAACCTCACCTTTCTTACTATCAAG GGCGCTGGGCATATGGTACCAGAAGACAAGCCTAGAGAAGCATTGGAGTTTTATAGCCGATGGCTGGCAGGAGAGAGAATTTGA
- the LOC110794457 gene encoding serine carboxypeptidase-like 20 isoform X2 has translation MFYYFVESERNPAKDPVVLWLNGGPGCSSLGAFVYEHGPFNFEASGLINSSDLPKLHLNPNSWSKVSNIIYLDSPVGTGFSFSWNSSDYVTGDLKTASDTHIFLLKWFEMFPEHLNNPFFIAGESYAGIFIPTLASEIMKGLDSGSRPIINLKGYMIGNGVTDKYFDGNAAVPFAHGMGLISDDLYQEIVDVCHGSYLTPSSEKCQSKLNKFKDVIENLNLYNILEQCYDFYYDEEYQCYNCIGDEELDTANMKSPEALASSDKTRERLPVRRSTFTDHKLGSTLSQVISNTSVLCHDDMAPYLWLNNKAVRKAIHAAEERETGRWDTCTDRITYHRDVGSVIDYHKRLISIGLRVLIYSGDHDMVVPYTGSEAWTRSLGYKIIDEWRPWISNAQVAGFTQGYDKNLTFLTIKGAGHMVPEDKPREALEFYSRWLAGERI, from the exons ATGTTTTACTATTTTGTGGAATCCGAAAGAAATCCTGCAAAGGATCCTGTTGTTTTGTGGCTCAATGGTGGACCTGGATGCTCAAGCTTAGGTGCCTTCGTTTATGAGCATG GTCCATTTAATTTCGAAGCTTCCGGCCTAATAAACTCTAGTGACTTGCCAAAGCTTCATCTTAATCCAAACAGCTGGTCTAAG GTGTCCAACATTATCTACTTAGACTCTCCTGTAGGTACTGGGTTTTCTTTCTCATGGAATTCAAGTGATTATGTAACTGGAGATTTGAAGACTGCCTCTGACACACACATTTTTCTGCTTAAA TGGTTTGAGATGTTTCCGGAGCACCTTAACAACCCATTTTTCATTGCTGGAGAATCATATGCTGGTATCTTTATACCAACTCTTGCATCTGAAATAATGAAAG GACTTGATTCTGGCTCAAGGCCTATCATCAACTTAAAG GGCTATATGATAGGAAATGGAGTCACTGATAAATACTTTGATGGGAACGCTGCTGTTCCTTTTGCTCACGGGATGGGGTTGATCTCAGATGATCTGTATCAG GAAATTGTTGATGTCTGTCATGGAAGCTATTTAACACCATCAAGCGAAAAATGTCAAAGCAAACTCAATAAGTTCAAAGAT GTCATCGAGAACTTGAATCTTTATAACATCTTGGAACAGTGCTATGATTTCTATTATGATGAAGAGTACCAATGCTATAACTGCATTGGTGACGAAGAGCTTGATACTGCTAATATGAAATCGCCAGAAGCTTTGGCAAGTTCAGATAAAACAAGAGAGCGTCTTCCTGTCCGGAGAAGTACATTTACAGATCATAAACTTGGTTCGACTTTGTCACAAGTTATCAGCAACACTAGTGTTTTATGTCAT GATGATATGGCTCCCTACCTGTGGCTTAACAACAAGGCAGTCAGGAAAGCAATCCATGCTGCAGAG GAACGCGAGACAGGAAGATGGGATACGTGTACAGACCGCATTACATATCATAGAGATGTCGGCAGCGTGATTGATTATCATAAAAGGCTCATTTCTATTGGCCTGCGTGTGCTCATATACAG TGGAGACCATGATATGGTGGTCCCGTATACTGGGAGTGAAGCATGGACACGATCACTTGGTTACAAAATCATTGATGAGTGGAGACCATGGATTTCAAATGCGCAAGTTGCTgg GTTTACACAAGGTTATGACAAGAACCTCACCTTTCTTACTATCAAG GGCGCTGGGCATATGGTACCAGAAGACAAGCCTAGAGAAGCATTGGAGTTTTATAGCCGATGGCTGGCAGGAGAGAGAATTTGA
- the LOC110794458 gene encoding transcription factor MYB35-like, translating to MVRSPCCDKLNVRKGGWTEEKDSTTFAYLSKNGTANWSSVPRKTGTKRCGKNCRLKWNNNNYMRPDLSDEGFTQQEEELIIKLHAAVGSRWGLIAHQLPGRTENDIKNHWNTKLRKKLTEMGIDPITHKPFSQILADYGNIGGVSRSSDTPKYIGTFRRDLKKATTSTLTKPDSSTTPSYTFLSNSQLSPMQNNNSHSLDLLSQLQAISLVTEGPNSDANLQQNNSYDFLSLPSPKSSSTSSTSGCSSSYNNNNNNNNNNNNNNNNNNNNNNNNNNAGKVSKSPECFSWHDFLLEEEFRPAQSQTQEQEMNEMTEFLLINENNAGVDCNEIQGASSSDASSFMEAMLDQENDMFLSFPGLMEEPLY from the exons ATGGTAAGATCTCCATGTTGTGATAAACTAAATGTGAGGAAGGGAGGTTGGACAGAAGAGAAAGATAGTACTACGTTCGCGTACTTGTCGAAGAATGGCACAGCAAATTGGAGTTCTGTTCCAAGAAAAACAG GGACAAAAAGATGTGGAAAGAATTGTAGATTAAAGtggaataataataattatatgagGCCTGATCTAAGTGATGAGGGTTTTACTCAACAAGAAGAAGAGCTCATAATCAAGCTTCATGCTGCTGTTGGTAGCAG GTGGGGTTTGATTGCGCATCAACTACCAGGAAGAACAGAAAACGACATAAAAAACCATTGGAATACAAAGTTAAGAAAAAAACTCACTGAGATGGGGATTGATCCCATTACTCATAAACCCTTCTCCCAAATCCTAGCAGATTACGGCAACATCGGTGGTGTGTCGAGGTCGTCTGACACCCCGAAATACATAGGAACTTTCAGAAGGGACTTAAAAAAAGCTACAACATCCACCCTTACAAAACCAGATTCTTCTACTACACCCTCATACACTTTCCTCTCAAACTCACAACTATCACCTATGCAGAACAACAACAGTCACTCCCTAGACCTTCTGTCACAATTACAAGCCATCAGTCTTGTAACTGAAGGTCCAAATTCTGATGCTAATTTACAACAGAATAACAGCtatgatttcttaagcttaccTTCGCCTAAATCATCATCAACTTCATCAACATCGGGTTGTTCTTCAagctataataataataataataataataataataataataataataataataataataataataataataataataataataatgcagGGAAAGTGTCTAAGTCTCCTGAATGTTTCAGTTGGCATGATTTTCTCCTAGAAGAGGAGTTCAGACCAGCACAAAGTCAGACACAAGAACAGGAAATGAATGAGATGACAGAGTTTTTATTGATTAATGAGAATAATGCAGGGGTTGATTGTAATGAAATCCAAGGTGCTTCTTCTTCGGATGCTTCATCATTCATGGAGGCGATGCTGGATCAAGAAAACGACATGTTCTTGAGTTTTCCAGGGCTTATGGAAGAGCCCTTATACTAG
- the LOC130461303 gene encoding uncharacterized protein: MGDRTCIVDLARMLNLGPTTVWRLIKRKIIKPHSSPLHPGISEACKMARIRWAIRLIMDYTIPQEPTYYSMYDFIHIDEKWFYLTQKNQRVYLANNDPYPHRSASSRTKIPKFMFMAAVAIPRWGENGECEFDGKIGIFPFTNAIAAKRTSKNRLKGTIETKPVKSVNQIETRAMMINKLLPAIKAKWPPHEGEKVIYIIQDNAKAHILQNDPEWQLHYKQDGFTFVLTQQPANSPDCNILDLGIFRSIQSLMHKKMPKTVEDLSGAVYDSFNELHPKTLSNVWMTLQFVSK, encoded by the exons ATGGGGGACAGAACATGCATCGTAGATCTTGCAAGAATGCTGAATTTGGGACCAACAACAGTATGGAGGCTCATCAAGAGGAAAATTATAAAGCCACACTCAAGTCCCTTGCATCCAGGCATTTCAGAAGCATGCAAAATGGCAAGGATAAGGTGGGCAATCAGACTGATAATGGACTACACTATACCACAAGAACCAACATATTACAGCATGTATGACTtcattcatattgatgagaagtgGTTTTATTTGACTCAAAAAAACCAGAGAGTTTATCTTGCAAACAATGATCCCTATCCACACAGAAGTGCAAGTTCAAGAACCAAGATACCAAAATTCATGTTCATGGCAGCAGTAGCCATACCAAGGTGGGGTGAAAATGGGGAAtgtgaatttgatggtaaaaTAGGCATATTTCCATTCACAAATGCAATTGCAGCCAAGAGGACATCAAAAAACAGACTCAAGGGGACCATTGAAACAAAGCCAGTGAAGTCTGTAAATCAAATAGAGACAAGGGCAATGATGATCAACAAGCTACTTCCAGCAATCAAGGCTAAGTGGCCACCACATGAAGGGGAAAAGGTCATCTATATCATTCAAGATAATGCAAAGGCACATATATTGCAAAATGATCCTGAATGGCAACTACACTACAAACAAGATGGGTTCACTTTTGTGTTGACTCAACAGCcagcaaacagtccagattgCAACATCTTGGACTTGGGAATTTTCAGATCAATACAATCACTTATGCACAAGAAAATGCCTAAAACTGTGGAGGACTTAAGTGGAGCAGTGTATGATTCTTTTAATGAGTTGCATCCTAAGACATTGTCTAATGTGTGGATGACATTACA atttgtttctaaatga